From a single Eleginops maclovinus isolate JMC-PN-2008 ecotype Puerto Natales chromosome 2, JC_Emac_rtc_rv5, whole genome shotgun sequence genomic region:
- the siah1 gene encoding E3 ubiquitin-protein ligase Siah1 isoform X2: MLPKRGTRWKKCDPLFCSVFWTATVRFPWKRPEKYGVEGLRERSTPMSLVQVKSKPASVALQAPPWNSLFRLFSCVATSSVHRTKEVPTFQEKTTALFGNLMDEAESLSVDADVSEVNSQGLREMSRQTATALPTGTSKCPPSQRVPTLSGTTASNSDLASLFECPVCFDYVLPPILQCQSGHLVCSNCRPKLTCCPTCRGPLGSIRNLAMEKVANSVLFPCKYASSGCDVTLPHTDKTEHEELCEFRPYSCPCPGASCKWQGSLDAVMPHLMHQHKSITTLQGEDIVFLATDINLPGAVDWVMMQSCFGFHFMLVLEKQEKYDGHQQFFAIVQLIGTRKQAENFAYRLELNGHRRRLTWEATPRSIHEGIATAIMNSDCLVFDTSIAQLFAENGNLGINVTISMC; this comes from the exons ATGCTTCCTAAACGGGGGACTAGATGGAAGAAATGTGATCCTCTGTTTTGTAGTGTGTTTTGGACAGCAACAGTGCGGTTTCCATGGAAAAGGCCAGAGAAATATGGAGTGGAGGGGCTGCGTGAGCGCTCTACCCCTATGTCTCTGGTCCAAGTGAAATCAAAGCCAGCTAGCGTAGCCCTGCAAGCTCCGCCCTGGAATTCCTTGTTCAGACTCTTCTCGTGTGTAGCCACAAGTAGCGTGCACAGGACTAAAG AGGTCCCCACATTTCAAGAGAAGACGACCGCCTTATTTGGAAATCTTATGGACGAAG CCGAGTCCCTCAGTGTTGATGCAGATGTGTCGGAGGTAAACAGCCAGGGACTCAGAG AAATGAGTCGCCAGACTGCCACCGCGCTGCCCACTGGAACCTCCAAGTGCCCCCCCTCCCAGCGCGTCCCCACCCTGTCAGGCACCACCGCCTCCAACAGCGACCTGGCCAGCCTGTTTGAGTGCCCTGTCTGCTTCGACTATGTGCTCCCCCCCATCCTGCAGTGCCAGTCTGGACACCTG GTATGCTCGAACTGCCGGCCCAAGCTCACCTGCTGCCCCACCTGCCGAGGGCCCCTGGGCTCCATCAGGAACCTGGCCATGGAGAAGGTGGCGAACTCGGTCCTCTTCCCCTGCAAGTACGCCTCGTCGGGCTGCGACGTCACCCTGCCTCACACCGACAAGACGGAGCACGAAGAGCTCTGTGAGTTCCGGCCGTACTCCTGCCCCTGTCCCGGCGCCTCCTGCAAGTGGCAGGGCTCCCTGGACGCCGTCATGCCTCACCTGATGCACCAGCACAAGTCCATCACCACGCTGCAG GGGGAGGACATCGTGTTCCTGGCCACGGACATCAACCTCCCGGGCGCGGTGGACTGGGTGATGATGCAGTCCTGCTTCGGCTTCCACTTCATGCTAGTGCTGGAGAAGCAGGAGAAGTACGACGGCCACCAGCAGTTCTTCGCCATCGTGCAGCTCATCGGGACCCGCAAGCAGGCGGAGAACTTCGCCTACCGGCTGGAGCTCAACGGGCATCGGCGCCGCCTCACCTGGGAGGCCACGCCGCGCTCCATCCACGAGGGCATCGCCACGGCGATCATGAACAGCGACTGCCTGGTGTTCGACACGTCCATCGCACAGCTGTTCGCCGAGAACGGCAACCTGGGGATCAACGTCACCATCTCCATGTGCTAA
- the siah1 gene encoding E3 ubiquitin-protein ligase Siah1 isoform X1 translates to MDEEMSRQTATALPTGTSKCPPSQRVPTLSGTTASNSDLASLFECPVCFDYVLPPILQCQSGHLVCSNCRPKLTCCPTCRGPLGSIRNLAMEKVANSVLFPCKYASSGCDVTLPHTDKTEHEELCEFRPYSCPCPGASCKWQGSLDAVMPHLMHQHKSITTLQGEDIVFLATDINLPGAVDWVMMQSCFGFHFMLVLEKQEKYDGHQQFFAIVQLIGTRKQAENFAYRLELNGHRRRLTWEATPRSIHEGIATAIMNSDCLVFDTSIAQLFAENGNLGINVTISMC, encoded by the exons ATGGACGAAG AAATGAGTCGCCAGACTGCCACCGCGCTGCCCACTGGAACCTCCAAGTGCCCCCCCTCCCAGCGCGTCCCCACCCTGTCAGGCACCACCGCCTCCAACAGCGACCTGGCCAGCCTGTTTGAGTGCCCTGTCTGCTTCGACTATGTGCTCCCCCCCATCCTGCAGTGCCAGTCTGGACACCTG GTATGCTCGAACTGCCGGCCCAAGCTCACCTGCTGCCCCACCTGCCGAGGGCCCCTGGGCTCCATCAGGAACCTGGCCATGGAGAAGGTGGCGAACTCGGTCCTCTTCCCCTGCAAGTACGCCTCGTCGGGCTGCGACGTCACCCTGCCTCACACCGACAAGACGGAGCACGAAGAGCTCTGTGAGTTCCGGCCGTACTCCTGCCCCTGTCCCGGCGCCTCCTGCAAGTGGCAGGGCTCCCTGGACGCCGTCATGCCTCACCTGATGCACCAGCACAAGTCCATCACCACGCTGCAG GGGGAGGACATCGTGTTCCTGGCCACGGACATCAACCTCCCGGGCGCGGTGGACTGGGTGATGATGCAGTCCTGCTTCGGCTTCCACTTCATGCTAGTGCTGGAGAAGCAGGAGAAGTACGACGGCCACCAGCAGTTCTTCGCCATCGTGCAGCTCATCGGGACCCGCAAGCAGGCGGAGAACTTCGCCTACCGGCTGGAGCTCAACGGGCATCGGCGCCGCCTCACCTGGGAGGCCACGCCGCGCTCCATCCACGAGGGCATCGCCACGGCGATCATGAACAGCGACTGCCTGGTGTTCGACACGTCCATCGCACAGCTGTTCGCCGAGAACGGCAACCTGGGGATCAACGTCACCATCTCCATGTGCTAA